The following proteins are co-located in the bacterium genome:
- the rpmG gene encoding 50S ribosomal protein L33 encodes MREIVSLVCSECKNRNYYTTKNKKVKKDKLQLSKYCPNCKKHTLHTEGK; translated from the coding sequence ATGAGAGAAATAGTTTCTTTGGTTTGTTCGGAATGTAAAAATAGAAACTATTATACAACTAAAAATAAAAAAGTTAAGAAGGATAAATTACAGTTGAGTAAGTATTGTCCCAACTGTAAAAAACATACTTTACATACAGAAGGTAAGTAA
- the nusG gene encoding transcription termination/antitermination protein NusG codes for MSKWYILHVRTGQEKRIKKLLENRVNDDKKRINQIVIPEEEVLEVEKGEKKAKSRRFWQGYMLIELDDDSNNEIVWHKIKTTPGVFGFLGAGETPVPLKEEEVEEIQKEIDERKAKPLPKVEFKVKDRIEIIDGPFVGYTGIVEEVYPERERLKVSVSIFGRATSLELNFWQVEKIT; via the coding sequence ATGAGTAAATGGTATATTTTACATGTTAGAACAGGGCAGGAAAAGAGAATAAAGAAACTTCTTGAGAATAGGGTTAATGACGACAAAAAAAGAATAAATCAGATTGTTATTCCAGAAGAAGAAGTCCTTGAAGTTGAAAAGGGAGAGAAAAAAGCAAAAAGTAGAAGGTTCTGGCAAGGATATATGCTTATTGAACTTGATGATGATTCAAATAATGAAATTGTCTGGCATAAAATAAAAACAACACCAGGAGTTTTTGGATTTCTTGGAGCAGGAGAGACCCCTGTTCCTTTAAAAGAAGAAGAGGTAGAAGAAATACAAAAGGAAATAGATGAGAGAAAGGCAAAACCATTACCGAAGGTTGAATTTAAAGTAAAAGATAGAATTGAGATTATAGATGGCCCTTTTGTAGGGTATACAGGAATTGTTGAAGAGGTTTATCCTGAGAGAGAACGTTTAAAAGTAAGTGTATCAATTTTTGGAAGAGCAACATCTCTTGAACTAAATTTCTGGCAGGTTGAAAAAATTACATAA
- the rplJ gene encoding 50S ribosomal protein L10 translates to MKKWTKKRKEEVVKKLTEEFKNSKINILGSFSNLTVSEMQKIRDSIKEFGGNVMVVKNNLIDIVFQNLSKDEVCKFISGPSFVIWSSKENEIEIIKSVLNFQKDTGKIEIKGGLLNGEVIEKDKIDQIGKLPGKKELQGMVITMIKMPTVRLVNSIKSPMTKLINVLNQIKSKKES, encoded by the coding sequence ATGAAAAAATGGACAAAAAAGAGAAAAGAGGAGGTTGTGAAAAAGTTGACAGAAGAATTTAAAAATAGTAAAATTAATATTTTAGGCAGCTTTTCAAACTTAACGGTTTCAGAGATGCAAAAGATAAGGGATTCTATTAAGGAATTTGGTGGTAATGTTATGGTTGTAAAAAACAATTTGATTGATATAGTTTTTCAGAACTTAAGCAAAGATGAAGTTTGCAAATTTATCAGTGGTCCAAGTTTTGTTATCTGGAGCAGTAAAGAAAATGAGATTGAAATTATAAAATCAGTTTTAAATTTTCAAAAAGACACAGGGAAAATAGAAATAAAAGGTGGTTTATTGAATGGCGAAGTAATAGAAAAAGATAAAATTGACCAAATTGGAAAACTGCCAGGTAAAAAAGAATTACAGGGTATGGTAATTACTATGATAAAAATGCCAACAGTAAGATTGGTAAATTCAATTAAAAGTCCAATGACAAAGTTAATAAATGTTTTAAATCAAATTAAAAGTAAAAAGGAGAGTTGA
- the secE gene encoding preprotein translocase subunit SecE: protein MKDKIKNYLFEIRSELKKVTWPEKKILRLSTVIIVFLMVIMALYFGIVDLIFSKVVSLIIR from the coding sequence ATGAAAGATAAAATAAAAAATTATTTATTTGAAATTAGGTCAGAATTGAAAAAAGTTACCTGGCCTGAAAAAAAAATTTTAAGGTTATCAACAGTGATAATAGTTTTTCTTATGGTTATTATGGCGCTTTATTTTGGAATAGTGGACTTAATTTTTTCAAAAGTTGTCAGTTTAATAATAAGGTGA
- the rplA gene encoding 50S ribosomal protein L1, protein MSKRYSALLEKVDRTKLYDIDEAIEVLKGLHSAEFDESVDLAIKLGVDPKKLQQPVRGSVILPNGTGKEIKVLVFASGENLKKALDSGADYAGGSEIAEKIKNGWLDFDYVIATPDMMKVVAPLGKILGPRGLMPNPKTGTVTDNIENAVKEAKKGKVDFKMDKDGNIHFSVGKISFPSDKLKENIISAILAVLSVKPQGVKGSYIKSIHLSLTMSPSVKLNANKIIQELKGV, encoded by the coding sequence ATGTCAAAAAGATACTCTGCTTTACTTGAAAAGGTTGACAGAACAAAATTATACGATATTGATGAGGCAATAGAAGTTTTAAAAGGTCTTCATTCAGCCGAATTTGATGAAAGCGTTGACCTTGCAATTAAACTTGGAGTTGACCCTAAGAAACTTCAGCAGCCAGTTAGAGGTTCAGTAATATTACCAAATGGAACAGGAAAAGAAATAAAAGTTCTCGTATTTGCAAGTGGAGAAAATCTCAAAAAAGCACTTGATTCCGGTGCTGATTATGCAGGTGGTAGTGAAATTGCTGAAAAGATAAAAAATGGATGGCTTGATTTTGATTATGTTATTGCTACGCCTGATATGATGAAGGTTGTTGCACCTCTTGGTAAAATTCTTGGTCCAAGAGGTTTAATGCCAAATCCTAAAACAGGCACAGTTACAGATAATATTGAAAATGCAGTTAAAGAAGCAAAAAAAGGTAAAGTTGATTTTAAAATGGATAAAGATGGAAATATACATTTTTCTGTAGGTAAAATTTCTTTTCCATCCGATAAACTTAAAGAAAACATAATTTCTGCAATTCTTGCTGTATTGAGTGTAAAACCACAGGGTGTAAAAGGAAGTTATATTAAATCAATACACCTTTCTCTTACAATGTCCCCTTCTGTAAAACTTAATGCTAATAAAATAATACAGGAATTAAAGGGAGTTTAA
- the rplK gene encoding 50S ribosomal protein L11: protein MPAEKKVKAIVKLQIPAGQATPAPPVGPALGQHGVNIMEFCKQFNNVTKGKEGTTIPVVLTVYEDRSFTFIVKTPPTSELIKKAIKIVKGSSIPNREKVGRITRKQIEEIAKIKLPDLNTKDLQKAVKIIEGSCKSMGVEIVD from the coding sequence ATGCCAGCAGAAAAAAAAGTAAAGGCAATAGTTAAATTGCAGATACCAGCAGGACAGGCAACTCCTGCTCCTCCTGTTGGACCTGCACTTGGTCAGCATGGCGTAAATATTATGGAGTTCTGTAAACAATTTAATAATGTTACGAAGGGAAAAGAAGGAACAACAATCCCTGTTGTTTTGACTGTTTATGAAGATAGAAGTTTTACATTTATAGTTAAAACACCTCCAACTTCAGAATTAATAAAAAAGGCAATTAAGATAGTCAAAGGTTCTTCTATTCCCAACAGGGAAAAAGTTGGCAGGATAACAAGAAAACAGATTGAAGAAATAGCAAAAATTAAATTACCAGATTTAAACACAAAGGATTTACAGAAGGCAGTAAAAATAATAGAAGGTTCCTGTAAAAGTATGGGAGTAGAAATTGTTGATTAA
- the rplL gene encoding 50S ribosomal protein L7/L12 — MENVEKNVIDEIVEKIEKLSVLEVAELAKKLEEKFGVSGMVAPVGVISASAQPAATSAPAEEKTTFDVILKNAGSNKIQTIKEVRAITNLGLKEAKDLVESLPKPIKEKVSKEEAEEIKKKFDAIGAEVEIK, encoded by the coding sequence ATGGAAAATGTAGAAAAAAATGTTATTGATGAAATAGTAGAAAAAATTGAAAAACTTTCAGTTCTGGAAGTTGCTGAACTTGCAAAAAAACTTGAAGAAAAGTTTGGTGTAAGTGGGATGGTTGCTCCTGTTGGTGTTATCAGTGCTTCTGCACAACCTGCTGCAACTTCTGCTCCTGCAGAGGAAAAGACAACATTTGATGTAATACTTAAAAATGCTGGTTCAAACAAAATTCAGACAATAAAAGAAGTAAGAGCAATTACAAATCTTGGTTTGAAAGAAGCAAAGGATTTAGTAGAATCATTGCCAAAACCAATAAAAGAGAAAGTTAGTAAGGAAGAAGCGGAAGAAATAAAGAAAAAGTTTGATGCTATTGGAGCAGAAGTTGAAATAAAATAA